A genomic window from Silene latifolia isolate original U9 population chromosome 11, ASM4854445v1, whole genome shotgun sequence includes:
- the LOC141614679 gene encoding PLAT domain-containing protein 1-like encodes MVEIADLELFGLMPKGHNYFEPNNLDAFAIRTKCLANLICKIELSHDNTGDNPAWKVDYVDVTTAVPQIYCTTKDFDIDDIISPIVVRDTCGGVKESVLKMLDLA; translated from the coding sequence ATGGTGGAAATAGCAGACCTTGAATTGTTTGGACTTATGCCTAAAGGTCACAACTATTTCGAGCCTAATAATTTGGATGCATTCGCTATCCGAACTAAATGCTTAGCTAACCTCATTTGCAAAATCGAGTTGAGCCACGACAATACTGGTGATAATCCTGCTTGGAAAGTCGATTACGTGGACGTCACCACTGCTGTTCCCCAAATATATTGCACAACCAAGGACTTTGACATTGACGACATAATCTCGCCTATTGTTGTAAGGGACACCTGTGGCGGTGTTAAGGAATCCGTTCTCAAAATGCTAGACCTTGCTTGA